From the genome of Plasmodium malariae genome assembly, chromosome: 9, one region includes:
- the PmUG01_09022600 gene encoding conserved Plasmodium protein, unknown function: MNLVKYSFEYRNIFSLSKNTVCSLKCFPIIEKKNSLFKYGISKFKYLDKLAIIREDNMLTNSYFLNDSFFLHILKENEENPIFKKTPQELLYFKNKKTKLALRRKRKRMGERISLRYR; encoded by the exons atgaacctTGTTAAATATAGTTTTGAATATAGAAACATATTTTCCCTTTCGAAAAATACTGTATGTTCCTTAAAATGTTTTCcaattattgaaaaaaaaaattcattgtTCAAGTATGGAATTTCTAAATTTAAATACCTTGATAAGTTAGCTATAATAAGAGAAGATAATATGCTAACAAATTCGTATTTTTTGAatgattctttttttttacacatttTAAAGGAAAACGAGGAAAATcctatatttaaaaaaactcCCCAG gaattgttatattttaaaaataaaaaaacaaagttaGCCTtgagaagaaaaagaaaaagaatggGTGAACGTATAAGTTTAAGATATAGATGA
- the PmUG01_09022700 gene encoding UDP-galactose transporter, putative, with the protein MVKIKKSSMLFWKKDINKELRLYNFLNGLFCVSGIYFFFVIFGYYQEKLPNLGKEKEKFYYNIFLIYVLCLSNSICSLFAIFIKSKLNNENFIPYLKNKVDMYFIKQIMLISITYSIAMIATNYSLSHVNFPTQVLVKSGKMIPIVVGGYLFFGKKYPYYDYISVFLITSSLVVFNLLRTRTPKEVNQTTFGLLLLSISLLCDGLTGPRQDKLLSKYNVDSVNLMFFVNIFAFIFNLIASLIIEGSKPYNFINKYTDSYYYILAFSISGSLGQFFVFYSLKVYGSLYTSLFTTLRKALSTVVSVYLFGHVLKPLQWGCISVIFSTLIIQNYLKQQAKRVHAKSK; encoded by the coding sequence ATggtgaaaattaaaaaaagcagTATGCTGTTTTGGAAGAaggatataaataaagagtTGCgtctttataattttttgaatggTCTATTTTGTGTTAGTgggatatattttttttttgtaatatttggGTATTATCAAGAAAAATTACCAAATTTAGggaaagagaaagaaaaattttattataatatatttttaatatatgtccTATGTTTATCAAATAGTATATGTAGCTTATTtgcaatatttattaagagtaaattaaataatgaaaattttattccatatttaaaaaataaagtggatatgtattttataaagcaaataatgttaatatcAATTACTTATTCAATAGCAATGATAGCAACAAATTATTCATTAAGTCATGTTAATTTCCCAACTCAAGTTCTTGTAAAGTCAGGTAAAATGATACCAATAGTAGTAGGgggttatttatttttcggaaaaaaatatccttattatgattacatttctgtatttttaattacatcATCATTAGtagtatttaatttattaagaaCAAGAACTCCAAAAGAAGTTAATCAAACAACCTTTGGACTTTTACTTTTAtctatatcattattatgtGATGGTTTAACAGGACCAAGACAGGATAAAttattaagtaaatataatgtGGACTCAGTCAATTTGATGTTTTTTGTcaatatttttgcatttatttttaatttaattgcATCATTAATAATTGAAGGTTCCAAGCCGTATAacttcataaataaatatactgactcgtattattatatattagcCTTTTCAATAAGTGGAAGCTTAGgtcaattttttgttttttattctcTTAAAGTGTACGGTAGCTTATATACTAGTCTTTTCACAACTCTCAGAAAAGCATTAAGTACAGTTGTATCGGTGTATTTATTTGGTCACGTTTTGAAACCTTTGCAATGGGGATGTATTTCTGTCATATTCTCAACTTTGATCATACAAAATTACCTGAAGCAACAAGCGAAGAGAGTTCATGCAAAAAGCAAGTAA